GGCGACCCTGATGCGGGCCACCGAACTCGGCCTCACCGATCAGCTGCTCGGGGCACTGCGCTCGGATGTGCACGCGATGTGTGTGGGTCCGGTGACCGCGCGGCCGCTGGCGCTACTGGGGGTGCCCACCTCGTCGCCGGGGCGAATGCGCCTGGGCGCGTTGGCCCGCCATATCGTCGACCAGCTGCCCCGGTTGCGCACCCAGACCGTGTACGCGGCCGGCCACCGGATCGAGGTCCGCAGCAGTTGCGTGATGGTCGACGGGGTGACCCGGTCGATATCGCCCGCCGGAATGGCCACCCTGCGGGTGCTGGCCCACAACCCTGGCAAGGTCGTGTCACGCGATGATCTGCTGGAGGCGCTGCCGGGCAACGGGAGTAACACTCATGCGGTGGAAACCGCGGTGCTGCGACTCCGAACCGCCCTGGGCGACAAGAACATCGTCGCCACCGTGGTCAAGCGCGGTTACCGGCTGGCGGTGGATTAGGGCTGCGGCTAGGCCACGGCCCGGGCTGCCCCGATCCGGCCGATCTGCACGTAGCCGTCCACGATCCGGGTCGGGTACACCCGGACCGAGACTCGGGGGTCATCCAGGCAACTGCCGTCGTCGAACGCGAACGCCTGCTTCTTCAGCGGCGAGATGACCGACAGCCGGCCACCGCGGTCCCCGACGATCCCGCGCGACAACACCGCAGCGTGAAAGAACGGGTCGACGTTGCACACCGCATGCACCGAGCCGTCGGCGAGCCGGAACAGCGCGGCCTGCTTGCCGTTGTCGAGCAGCACACCCACACCGAGGCCAGGAATCAGCTGGTCGTACCGGCAGGCAGTGGTCCATGCCTCAATGTTGTTAGGCCGAAGGTTGTTGACAGTGATCATGATTCCTCCTCAGATGAGCGCAGAACCGGGATGGGCAACGGGATCTTGCGGCCATCGCGCTCGGTGAACGCGACGGTGGGGTCTTCGGCGTCGGGGGCGTTGACGAACGACACGAAGCGTGACAGCTTCTCCGGGTCGTCGAGAACGCCCTTCCATTCGTCGGTGTAGTTGTCGACGTGGCGGGCCATCGCCGCCTCGAACTCCTCGGCCAGCCCGAGTGAGTCCTCGCAGACGACCTGCCGGACGTGGTCGAGGCCGCCTTCGATCGACTCGATCCACGGCGCGGTGCGCTGCAGGCGATCCGCGGTGCGGATGTAGAACATCAGGAACCGGTCGATGTAGCGGAACACCGTCTCGGTGTCGAGGTCGCTGGCCAGCAACTGGGCGTGCTTGGGGCTCATGCCGCCGTTGCCGCCGACGTAGAGATTCCAGCCGATCTCGGTGGCGATCACGCCGACGTCCTTGGCACGCGCCTCGGCACACTCCCGGGCGCAGCCGGAGACCCCCATCTTGATCTTGTGCGGGGCACGCAGACCCCGGTAGCGCAGCTCCAGGTCGACAGCCATCTTCACCGAGTCCTGCTGTCCGTAACGGCACCAGTCGCTGCCCACGCAGCTTTTCACCGTGCGAAGCGACTTGCCGTACGCCTGACCGGATTCCATGCCGGCGTCGACCAGCTTGCGCCAGATCGCCGGCAACTGATCCACCCGGGCGCCGAACATGTCGATCCGCTGCCCACCGGTGATCTTGGTGTAGAGACCGAACTCCTGGGCGACCTGGCCGATCAGGATCAGGTGTTCGGGTTTGATCTCGCCGCCCGGCACCCGCGGAACCACCGAGTAGCTGCCGTTGCGCTGGATGTTGGCCAGGAAGTGGTCATTGGAGTCCTGCAGCGCGGCCTGCTCGCCCTCCAGAATGTGCTCGGATCCGGTCGAGGCCAGGATGGACGCCACGGTCGGCTTGCAGATATCGCAGCCGTACCCGGAGCCGAAGCGCTCCAGCAGTTCGGAGAAGGTGCGGATACCGGTGACCTGAATGATCTGGAAGAGCTCGGTTCGCGACTGATCGAAGTGTTCGCAGAGTGCTTTGGACTGCTCCACCCCCTCGGCGATCAGCAGATCCTTGAGCAGCGGAATGCAGGAACCGCACGAGGTTCCGGCCTTGGTGCAGTCCTTCAGTGCCTGCACGTCGTGGCAGCCGTTCCCGATGGCCTCGACGATGTCGCCCTTGCTGACGTTGTTGCAGGAGCAGATCTGCGCCGTCGCGGGCAGCGCAGT
This is a stretch of genomic DNA from Mycolicibacter terrae. It encodes these proteins:
- the nirD gene encoding nitrite reductase small subunit NirD; the encoded protein is MITVNNLRPNNIEAWTTACRYDQLIPGLGVGVLLDNGKQAALFRLADGSVHAVCNVDPFFHAAVLSRGIVGDRGGRLSVISPLKKQAFAFDDGSCLDDPRVSVRVYPTRIVDGYVQIGRIGAARAVA
- the nirB gene encoding nitrite reductase large subunit NirB, coding for MSPIETPRAVRDLVVVGHGMVGHRFVEALRSRSDSGSWRITVLAEEAEPAYDRVGLTSYTEGWDRSRLALPGNDYAGDDHVRLRLRARVTELDLAGKSVLAADGQRYGYDTLVLATGSRAFVPPVPGHDLPGCHVYRTLDDLDGIRADMECMLEAGHTRTGVVIGGGLLGLEAANALRNSGIQPHIVEMAPRLMPQQLDEAGGMLLSRMISELGIAVHVGVGTESIEQLTHQYGSPTLRVRLSDGNEIEAGLVIFAAGVRPRDELAREAGLAIAERGGVLTDLSCRTSDPDVYAIGEVAAIEGCCYGLVGPGYTSAEVVADRLLEGAAEFGEADMSTKLKLLGVDVASFGDAMGATENSLSVVINDPVKNTYAKLVLSDDAKTLLGGILVGDASSYGVLRPMVGAELPGDPLDLIAPASDGGKTSLGITALPATAQICSCNNVSKGDIVEAIGNGCHDVQALKDCTKAGTSCGSCIPLLKDLLIAEGVEQSKALCEHFDQSRTELFQIIQVTGIRTFSELLERFGSGYGCDICKPTVASILASTGSEHILEGEQAALQDSNDHFLANIQRNGSYSVVPRVPGGEIKPEHLILIGQVAQEFGLYTKITGGQRIDMFGARVDQLPAIWRKLVDAGMESGQAYGKSLRTVKSCVGSDWCRYGQQDSVKMAVDLELRYRGLRAPHKIKMGVSGCARECAEARAKDVGVIATEIGWNLYVGGNGGMSPKHAQLLASDLDTETVFRYIDRFLMFYIRTADRLQRTAPWIESIEGGLDHVRQVVCEDSLGLAEEFEAAMARHVDNYTDEWKGVLDDPEKLSRFVSFVNAPDAEDPTVAFTERDGRKIPLPIPVLRSSEEES